ACAATACTCATTATTAAACAATCTGGTATGCACTTATAGTATGAGTATTAATAACCTCCCTCATGGAAATTCCTACATACTCAAATAAGCCATATTCAATATATTACAATTCAAACTTGGCTCTGAGGTTTgggagaataaaacaaaacaaatcagtCCAAGGTTGAGGGATAAATGatgagtttcttttgtttaattccCCCTAGCCTCAGAGTCAtgttagaatttttttaatatatcaaAAATGGCCTATTAGTAGCAAGTAGGTGACAACATTTGGAGGGGCAACATGACTTGGGGCCACAGGACTAATTACCGTATGGGATTAAAAAACCTCGGAAATCTCACTTACTTTCTTGAAAGTCCAAGTGAACAATTGATCATAAAGCCTCCAGACAGCTGTCCCAGACCAGTGCTTTTTCCACTGCCATCTGTGCAATCCAGTTCAGGTTCCATGTCCTTATTTGCAACACAAAGCCTGGCGTAAACAATATCCCCTAtctgaaattgataaaattgatCAGTTGTAAATCCTTTTCTCAAAACACTAAGGTAGCTGATTATCAGCTGCAAGTGcagggctaaaaattaactACAGTGCTTGGTGGCCAGTCAGGCCAGTTTCTTTGAATTCTTAGTGGCCCATCCCAAAATGAAGTAGCCCTCAATTTCCtctagtttaaaatgaaaaacttaaatAAACGCCCCATGGCTTTTATTGGAGCATTaactaaaaggaaagaacaagcTCATGAAATCACTGCTAAAACGGCTTGgaatttccacttcagaacTAAAAATTCACTACAATGGATGATCTTAGAGTCCAGGCAAAGAAACGAAGAGAAAGGTAGTCCAATGAAACTAAATATtgagtttaatttttaactttgtactttgCATAATTTACATTGCAACTTTTCGAAATTCTGTAGCATAGTTGCACATCAGGCATTCAAACCTTAACTTTTGGTCAGGCACTGGTCAGTTTGAACTCGCCACTGGCGACCATGCGACCGCCAATTTTTAGCCCTGCAAGTAAATGATTGACAAAAAGATTCCAAGTTTCTGTGTGtatgttcagtaatagatcaaaaatgatgtcaaaatgtggtaaaaacaaaaggttcaaattctccaaactaacatcacacaACTTGTACAGcaaacagtaagaagaattactaatgagatcttgaagTAAAATGGTTCAGCCAGCTAGACAAAGTACACAGattgttatttctaattttttaaaaaatatatttgtttttaatattttttgtacCTGAAGATTAGGTTTATTCTTCTTAGTGGCTCCCTCAAATGATAAACTTGGTAATGATGCAGGCATTGCCCCTCCAATGTCTACTTTGTAACTATCAGAGCCTCTGTTTGTTATAATTCCAATGACTTTCTCTTCCTTCACTGGAATGTACTGAAAAGCATGTCAcaaatctatttatttttatttatcttcttgCAATGCTTAAACAGGTTGGCTAAGTTCAGCTTTAAACCGGGTTTGAATGGTGCTTGTAATGATACTATCTAAAATGACTAGACCACAACTCTGTGAACTACATTCCCTGTTTTTTGAGAGAGGTGCATGGGTCCCTTAACATTCCCTGCTGACCAATGAAGGGAGGTTGCAGGACACAACAAAGGAGGCTTTTGTCTGATTGGCAGAGAGCAACTCAGAAATCCTGGTATTCTATTGGCTCATCCAAAAAGACGGGAGACAGGGTTTACAATTTATCATTCTAATATGAGAACACTAGAATATCTAACCGTTTGCAAATTTCATAATAAAGGCAACACTTTCTCCtcagttttttctttatgaccctgagtgttggtccacTCTAAGGCTTGGACCCTAAACCTCCCACAAGGCAATCAAGTGCTCCACAACATGAGCTTCAACCAAGTCTGGGTTAAAGGTTCTCAAGAAATGAATGAGGAGCAGACACACAGGTTACGGGGCCAAAAAATTCCTTGCGCATTTTCTCTACGCAAAGGTTATGTTAGGTGATAcgatatttaacataacaattTCCGCAACGTTTGAGCCCAGGTCCCGCATTTCGTTTGTTTAACTTCCGTCGCTGGAAAAGTGAATGAAATTCTGcgaacaacaaaataatttgatggCAGCCATGtaacacaaataaatttcacaaacaTTCTTCACCTTGCGTTACCATCCATTTTTTTAACCCAAGTCAAAACCTCGCAACGTGATGCAAAGTTAAAAGTTGAAGGAAAAAGTTTTCTCCAGAATGTTACACGGTGTTGTAATTTTTGCGCAACGATAAATTGCAAGAATTTTTCGTTACAATTGTTCCATATACCGtgatcagaaagaaaaaaaacctggagTTGTGAACAAAAATACTTCGAAGATACTAACCCTTCTTTGATTGCAATCGATCATGTAGATTGACGGGTTTCGATGTCTAAAAACCCCCGCTTTGTAGGCCATGATCACACCATTTACTTCTCTTAAGCCTGGACCGagcttgattttgtttttcccttcaAGTATTCCTTCCAAATCAGCTACACTACCGATAACATCGCCAGGCAACACAACGCGGTTTAAAAGACTTCCAACACTTTTGTCCGCCATCTTTGATAGAAGATCCGCTGATTGTCGACCGGCGGCTCAGAAATCAGCTGCTATTAGTTTCCAGGATCCTTCCCCACTTCGCGTCTTAGATTTCCTGGCTGCCGACCTCTTCAAGCTTTAAACATGATCAAGACTCTTCACTGGTTCgtctaaaaaaatttaaaaaaaaaaaacagacaaatagAAGTTAAAGTTTATATTTAATGCCTTCTTTTCCATTCTAAATTACAGTCTCATGCCCTGCCGAAATAAAAAGATGCGTTTCACAATTCACTTAAGTATTTACAACAATTTGAGACAACATATTGCAAGCGATTAAACTCTTTCCTGAACCCCAGGAGGGCAGAAAATCTTTTAAATCCGCCTTTCTAcgattaataatttatttcaccGTGTTGTTATTAAGAGCCTTATTGGCGGCAAAAGTTTTATAACTGATGGGTGATACGTGGTCTTTACGCCGTCGATCATTCTTTTGACTAACAGCGTGAGGAATAAGAAAGACTTAAAAACTTCCTTTCTGAGAACATTTGGAGATGAAACACCTTTGCTACCAAGtcctttctcttttatttctgtttttttttgttaggaGGCTGGTTCACAGTTGCCAAACAAGGTGAGTAAGCCAGGATAGAACAATaaacttcaatgttttttccatttgaaaagaaaggaCGTGTTTCGTCCTTTCTTGCCAGTGATAATTGCAATGTGCCGTCTTGTTTTATTCAAACTATTTAGCTGTTCCTTGAAGTGAGCGGgcattcaaaagaaaaatgatcgTTCAAAAGTGATGCTTACATAATGAAAATCTGTATATTACAGCAGAAAAAAAGACCGTTTCATCGGAATGGAATCTGGATTTAAAATTGAAACCCTTGTAATGTGAGCTATCGAAGTGTCACTGAAGTAAGTCGTGGGAAAGTTACCTGGCTTAGTCAAATGAACCCCACTTACTAAGAGATTAAGCATCATCCACTTCACCTATCACGAAGAAAGCTCAATTGACGAGAAAACGAAAATGTTAGTTGAAAACCAGATGAATCATGCACTAAAATCTTCCAAAAACAAATTTGCGGAGTTTAGGAACCTGGATCCAAAACTGTAACATCGTCTTGAAGTTCATGTATTATATAAAACAGAGCTTCTTATAAAGGGTTCTAGGAAAGCGTTACGAAAAATTGTAACAACCTCGGTTAAAAGAAACATGTTCGGAAATTTTACAATAAGGTGCTATAAGTAATtcttgttgtaaatataagcttttagaaatctccagactgcttaaGCATGCTGACATACGTATcatagaactttctagaacatttcatcaagtcacgaAGTTATTACAGAATATTACTTAAATAGTAGTATTATAAGCTTGAATGCGGAGGATTTTGGAGGATCACGTAATTTTCAGGGAGAATGGAGGGGGATCAATTGTCTCAAACGGAGTATAAAGAGGGGGGGGGacaattaactgccaatgtggaggggaggggggggtcaTAAGCAAATTACAAAGCCTAATAGGAGAACCAgataaattttatcgtgaaataACCAACAGTGTTCTTGAGGTTAGGTAAAGCCGGATGACAAAagcactgttttttttgtttgtttacttgttttcaaGTAACAGTTGTCtgccttattttttttctgcaccAGAACAAGTGTTCGATAAACATATGCCACAATGATGCAACTTGTTTGAATGGATTTACAGATCAGGGTTTCCTTTGTTTGTGTCAAGCGGGATACGCGGGAGAATACCGCGAAAAAGGAGGTGAAAACTAAGAAACCATGATATACACTTTCAAATTAACATTAAATGGTTTGAATTCGGGGGTAACATGTgatcgtgtagtctgatcgtGCGGGTTAGGGTAGTCTTTGTCGGCTGTGGTGACTGACATTCGGAAGCGGAAGTCGTCATCAGGGTCAAGTGAAGAGATATTGTCAGTCAAATGCATTGGTCTAGTTCctgtaaactgattggtcagctTAGTTGTGATGTTAATGGCCATGAGACACAAGTGGCGTCATTCGGTCATGATTGCATGATTTGCTCTTTgtaattgtctttgtttttagttttacacTCAAAAAGGCGCTCTCAAGATACAATTTTTTGTGAGGGACACAGAGCGAGGCTTCAAATTAAGTGTACCCTTAAGCGTACCACCTTTTTtaggtggtggtggtggcggaTTCTACTCTAGCGGAAGAAGTGGAATGATTTTTGATGGAAGCATTGGGGATCGGGGAGAAGGTGGCATGGGATTTcttcagggaggggtgggtggaaGAGCTAAGACAAACAATATCATGGGTGGGTGGTGGTGGAGCTTATGGGAAAGGAAGAtcgggtgggggagggggaggagggtaCTCTGGGGGAGGCAGTGGAGGGAGTGAAAGACATTCCTGTAGGGGTGGAGGTGGATCCTACAATTCtggaaagagtaaaaaaaaatgaatgctgTTTCAATGAAGCTGGGCATGGTCAGGTGACCATCATTTTACTGTAGAACAAAGAGATCACGTCTGTCACCAAACACATTATCGagtgaaataaaactgaaataagagcacagtctgaaaaaaatattagacaaaatttcaagaaagccaaaattaaaaacaaacatggttaaacctcggaaacgacgattccattttaTCGAAAGggattcggacacagactgaacaattccttgaactgtttagccggactttgaacttttttgcgccttaaagatgtgaagatatcattgcatattattgttttgatcgtacgcggcTGTTTTGACcaaacgcacggtttgaataaattatttttgcacgtGATGCGCGCtttttgcttatgcttaattatgataagccatctagtaattttttcttctatattattaacacgtaatcacatgatttttctcgtggaatttgaaataaacaagcacttgttaattttttcaaagaccacaaattgcactcgccctatgggctcgtgcaattttgttagtctttaaaaaaatttactcgtgcttatttattccaaattgcactcgtaATCATGTGATTATCTATACAAATGAGTTTAATTCGCATGTGAGTGAAAACTTATTGTCATATGAAAGAATGAGCACCAGGACTCATTTTGAAATTGAGTCCAAAGGTAATTCGGAAATGGCCTATTCATCGGAAAACTCGTGTCTTTAGCACTCTTTCGTTTTTCTCCTTTAAGTTTTTGCAACAAAGCCCTGTCAGTCCAGGGCACCTGCATCCCTCCACACATCCGCTTCGATTATCTTTTCCTTTAGGATTGCGCACTCGCGGCCGAACGGGTCACATCAAAGgtttttaatttggaaaaagtgTTTCATTgtgacaattttgaaaagaaaagtaaaaaaagacaATATATCTTTAACAGTTTTACTGTAATCGGATTTTCTTTGATGTCCGACTTGCTTGAGAACAAACTGTCTTACAATTGCATTCCCTATATCATTTTTTTAGATCCATGAAGTTTTTATATAACTTTTTATTCACTCAAATTGCGTCCATCTGCCTTGTCGAGAAAGATAATCGAAAGCAAAACACATGATGCACTTAAAAGTTTTTACCGGGAAGTTATTCAAATTCGCTTTCATATCCTAGAGGCTTCCTTTGAATAATCggaaaaaatattcaagttgGTGTGGATGAGAAGTTCTGGCCGTTTAACCGAATGATCCAGTTTTTCGCTCAGCAAGACTCATCTATCGATTTTTCAGAGTTGAAATAACGCAGCTGCACCTTTCCCACAAATACCCAGTTTGTGTATTTTCCTCCGGTGGGTTTCAGCCGAGGTGCTAAAAACATCTGCCATTGCCTTAACtttgtattttttagttttcGATTTCGTTGGTACTAGATCTCAGCTAATCGttaccaattaaaaaaaaaacggtaatatttctaggtttttaaaaaaatttatggaGTGTGAAAAGATTTAATACGTCGACATGTGATTAAGGCAAAATTAGCATGTGACACGCGAAATTGTACAGAAAAGCGAGGGTGAGTCGTGAATTTCATTCTGAGCCGGCGTGAGGCGTGATTTTAGTCCTGAAATATACGTGATATCTTacccttttttctttgctttcgtGTTACCGTGAGCTTATAaaaagatttcttctcaaaACTTCGTTTTGGTAATTCTATTGTAAACAAGGAAATAGcatttcatttgaatttgaatggAAATTTTGCTGCTACACAAACATGCTTGTCGagataagtatattacagtcGCTCGTCGAGTATTTCTAATAGGATTAATGATATCATAATTTAACCTACAAGTGCGGACGAAATACGTCTTTGAAGATTGCTTTTAATGTCTCTGaaaatttaaggataaaaagCAACACCAGCAAACAATGACGTTTCGCCGACGACATGAATGTCATCATTATCAAATGCAATTAAGAAAAGATTACCGATAATGTAAATATATTATGCAGAAAACGAAGTTGCGAAAGATGACATGAAAATGTGAACTAATTGGGAAGTTTTTGAGTGTTTTCGTGTCTATTCGAGTGTCCATGGTTGGTCTTCGTTCCCATATGAGCAACATTTCATGAATGGGGCATTCAAGCGTGTCAAACTTTCCTCGGCAGTTTTTTAAGATCATTAAATGATGGCGAAGATTACTAAGCCCTTGTAGGTGTTCTTTTAGGTGTTTGCCAATCACAGAGTATTTGCGTTCTTCAATGTTTTAAAGGAGATAACAGCTCGTGAAGCTTATATATTTTGTATCACACGAACAAACGCATTGATTGAAGGTTTGAAGCCAAATCTAAATCGACTTTCGAACGCCGCTTTTGCAAATTTGTCCACGACTAACATGGCG
This is a stretch of genomic DNA from Pocillopora verrucosa isolate sample1 chromosome 12, ASM3666991v2, whole genome shotgun sequence. It encodes these proteins:
- the LOC131798147 gene encoding putative exosome complex component rrp40, giving the protein MADKSVGSLLNRVVLPGDVIGSVADLEGILEGKNKIKLGPGLREVNGVIMAYKAGVFRHRNPSIYMIDCNQRRYIPVKEEKVIGIITNRGSDSYKVDIGGAMPASLPSLSFEGATKKNKPNLQIGDIVYARLCVANKDMEPELDCTDGSGKSTGLGQLSGGFMINCSLGLSRKLLSKEFVLLKCLEKHFPFECTVGMNGRVWINSSSIPRTITVANAVSNSEYMNNNQIETMVKQLVKGIQS